In one window of Candidatus Eisenbacteria bacterium DNA:
- a CDS encoding lamin tail domain-containing protein, whose translation MDVVKFFFFRPLFGFTFPSFLLLLLQSILFPCLGMSQESVVINEVFYDPEGADSGYEFLELFNGSESEASLDGVVVEAGNGAKAGSWKIVWTGHGEDIIQSKSLFVIGESSVLPRPDAIAALAMQNGPDGVRIRKGSQILDVVGWGNLEFAEYFEGKAAGDAASGKSIGRVPDGKDTQNNSSDFRALLPTPGKKNALLKDAAILAGSLRTSATIKPAVPSGISLKTMNSGIEEIASASAVVRVHDAEKAEPPILETTNPLPLSPSDSLEVGFELTLLETGTKKFFSTVSLPGDENSSNDTLRFSLRVGAGPVLINEIMYTPAHGSSEWIELLSNSDSTLDLSGWTFSDGTGKQVKLESPGVCFLPDSFIVLTQSRSEFLSSFPDVRSTCVVDANKGWPSLNNYDDAKLGYADAITLRDKSGLVSDEVRYKNLAKTGFSLERVSEAVDSDVTGNWAQSVAREGGTPGKKNSISTKRLDLDGTISAYPNPFSPDGDGVNERVLVSLKLPFQRCSVSLSAFDMKGRRVKRLLQDMETGPALFVPWDGRAESGELLKQGIYILSGEARESKNGQALKLRTTVTIARKK comes from the coding sequence GTGGACGTGGTGAAATTCTTCTTTTTCAGGCCGCTTTTCGGATTTACTTTCCCTTCTTTCTTGTTGCTCCTGCTTCAATCAATTCTCTTTCCCTGCTTGGGGATGTCTCAGGAGTCCGTCGTAATCAATGAGGTTTTCTACGATCCTGAGGGGGCGGACTCAGGATATGAGTTTCTTGAGCTTTTCAACGGTTCTGAATCCGAGGCCAGCCTGGATGGCGTTGTGGTTGAGGCCGGGAACGGCGCAAAAGCCGGGTCGTGGAAGATCGTCTGGACTGGACATGGCGAAGATATCATTCAGTCCAAGTCTCTCTTCGTGATTGGGGAGTCTTCTGTCCTGCCGCGGCCGGACGCGATTGCAGCTCTTGCAATGCAGAATGGTCCGGATGGCGTGAGGATAAGAAAAGGGAGTCAGATTCTTGATGTTGTTGGATGGGGAAATCTTGAGTTCGCTGAGTACTTTGAGGGTAAGGCGGCCGGGGACGCCGCATCGGGAAAGAGCATTGGAAGAGTTCCCGACGGCAAGGACACTCAGAACAACAGCTCTGACTTTAGAGCGCTTCTGCCGACCCCAGGGAAAAAGAATGCTCTACTCAAAGATGCTGCCATTCTCGCCGGATCTCTCAGGACCAGCGCGACAATCAAGCCCGCAGTCCCTTCCGGCATATCCCTCAAGACTATGAACTCAGGCATTGAGGAGATAGCTTCCGCGAGCGCTGTCGTACGGGTGCACGATGCCGAAAAAGCTGAGCCACCCATTCTCGAGACAACAAATCCGCTTCCGCTTTCGCCATCGGACTCCCTGGAAGTTGGATTCGAGCTGACGCTCCTGGAGACTGGAACAAAAAAGTTCTTCTCCACAGTTTCACTTCCGGGAGACGAGAACTCCTCGAACGATACCCTGAGATTCTCTCTCCGGGTCGGGGCTGGGCCTGTCCTGATCAACGAGATAATGTACACCCCTGCACATGGAAGCTCTGAATGGATTGAGCTTCTGTCTAACTCCGATTCCACGCTTGATCTATCGGGATGGACCTTCTCAGACGGGACGGGAAAGCAGGTCAAACTTGAATCTCCAGGCGTCTGCTTCCTCCCTGACAGCTTCATTGTTCTCACACAGTCTCGCAGCGAGTTCCTCTCTTCATTCCCGGATGTCCGTTCAACCTGCGTTGTTGATGCAAACAAAGGGTGGCCCAGTCTCAACAATTATGACGATGCGAAGCTCGGCTATGCCGATGCGATAACGCTCAGAGACAAGAGTGGGCTGGTCTCAGATGAGGTTCGCTACAAGAATCTTGCAAAAACAGGGTTCTCCCTGGAACGGGTAAGTGAAGCCGTTGACTCGGACGTTACAGGCAACTGGGCGCAATCAGTAGCAAGAGAAGGGGGAACACCGGGAAAGAAAAACAGCATTTCGACGAAGCGTTTGGATCTGGATGGCACGATATCGGCCTATCCGAACCCATTCTCTCCCGACGGTGACGGAGTAAATGAACGAGTTCTTGTGTCTTTGAAGCTTCCTTTTCAAAGATGCAGTGTTTCTCTTTCAGCTTTTGATATGAAGGGAAGACGCGTGAAGAGGCTTCTTCAAGACATGGAGACCGGCCCGGCGCTCTTTGTCCCATGGGATGGAAGAGCAGAATCCGGAGAGCTTCTGAAACAGGGAATCTACATCCTCTCGGGCGAGGCCAGGGAATCTAAGAACGGGCAGGCGCTCAAGCTAAGAACAACGGTGACAATTGCGAGGAAAAAATGA